Sequence from the Sphingomonas koreensis genome:
AGTCGATCCCGGTCAAGGTCGTCGCGGCGTGACGGTCCTTGAGGCCGCACCGGCATAGAGAATGGCGGGGAAACAGCAGACCATGACCGGACAGACCTGGGAACGCGTTCCAATCGATGCGCAGAGCGTCGAGGCGCCGTTGTCGAGCGCGGCGGTATTCCTGGTGGTCGATGTCGCGGAGGGGGAAACCGCACTGGCCAGCGTGCGCGGGCAACTGGCGGCGATCGACGACCTGATCAAGACGGTCGGGTTCCGCGACCTGTCCGGACGCCTGTCCTGTGTCGTCGGCATCGGGCACGGGCTGTGGGTGCGGCTGGGCGCGGCCTCGCTCCCCGCCGAGCTCCACCCGTTCAGGCCGGTGCAGGGCCCGGTGCACGCAGCGCCGGCGACGCCGGGGGACATCCTGTTCCACATCCGGGCCGAGCGTGCCGATCTGTGCTTCGAGTTCGAGCGCCTGCTGCTTGCGGCTTTGGGTGATGCCGTGCGCGTCGTCGATGAAGTAACTGGCTTCCGATATTTCGATGCGCGCGACCTGCTCGGCTTCGTCGATGGCACCGCTAATCCGGCGGGCAACGACATTCCGCTCGCGGCGCTGGTGGGCGATGAGGATCCCGATTTCGCGGGCGGCAGCTATGTCGTGGTGCAGAAATATCTGCACGACCTCGCCGCATGGAATGCCGTGCCCACCGGCGAGCAGGAAGCGATCGTCGGTCGCACCAAGATCGACAATGTCGAGATCGACGACGACGATGCCCCGCGCAAGTCGCACAAATCGCTCGCGACGATCGAGGACGAGCATGGCGAGGAGCTCGACATCCTGCGCGACAACATGCCGTTCGGGAGCCCCGGGCGCGGCGAGTTCGGGACCTATTTCATCGGCTATTCGCGCCGCCTGTGGGTGATCGAGAGGATGCTCGAACGGATGTTCGTGGGCGATCCGCCGGGCAGCTACGACCGGCTGCTGGACTTTTCGACGGCAACGACCGGCACCGTCTTCTTTGCGCCGTCGCGCCGCGTACTGACGGGGTTGTGCGGCGGCTAGCCGGGCTGGTCAGCGGCGGCTCAGCATATCCAGATCGTTGCGCGAATTGAGGTTGACCGGCGCCGGATGGTCCAGCGCCGTCGCGCCGACGGTGCGGGCCCAGCCCCGGACCGAGCGATCGGCGGCCTGATCGAGATAGGCATCGAGCCGAACCGCCAGATCGCCAGGCCAGCATGCCAGCACGGGCAGCGAAGCCAGATAGGCCGGTGCCGGGGCCGAAATCAGGGCGGCGAGCAGATCGCTGCCGATATAGGGGGTATCGCACGGCACCGTCAGAACCTTCGCGAAGCCATTGTCCGCCGCGTAGCGGAGCGCCGCATTGATCCCGCCGAGCGGGCCGAGCGCGGAGCGGGGCCGATCCGGCACGGCTTGCAGGCCCGGATAGGCGCGCCCGCAAACGATCATGCCGTCGACTTCGCCCGATATCGCCCTCGCGACGTGCTCGATGAGTGTGCGTCCTTCGAGCAGCGCAATCGCCTTGTCGCTTCCGAAGCGCGAGGACTGCCCTCCGGCGAGGATCGCACCGAGAATCATACGCGCGCCGCCAGCAGCGCGTCGGGGCGGACGAGCACATGGAGGGTCAGGCCCGCTTCGCGTGCCCGGCGCAGTGCCAGGTCCGTCGGTGCGGAGATCGTCGCCAGCATCGGGCACCCGGAGATCGCGGCTTTCTCGACCAGCTCGTACGAGCAGCGTGACGAGAGCAGGGCGAACCCGCCATCCCATCCGGCCCCGGCGTGCAGCATCGCACCGATCAGCTTGTCGAAGGCGTTATGCCGGCCGACATCTTCCCGCACCGCGAGGATCGTGCCGTCGAACGCGCACTGCGCGGCGGCGTGGACGCTTCCGGTCGCGCGGTTGAGCGGCTGGTGCACGGAGAGCGCCGCAGCCGCTGCGAAGACCGCATCGGCTGAGCCCGACCAGCGCTCGGCGACACGCGGGAGCGGGCGCATGGCCTGTTCGATGTTCTCGATACCGCACAGGCCGCACGATGAATCGGTCGTGCGATGCCGCACCCGCTCGAAGAGGCGATCGGACAGATGCGCGACAAGCGTCGTGCGGACGATGAACCCGCCTTCGACCGGGTGGACCTCCAGGTCGAGGATGTCGCATGCGCGGTCGATCAGGCGCTCGCTCAACGCGAAGCCGCGGGCGAGATCCTCCAGATCCGCCGGCGTCGCCATGAGCGTCGCGTAGCCGATGCCGTTGAACTCGAGTGCGACCGGCACTTCCTGAGCCAGAAGACGATCCACCGCCTGGTGCTTGCCGGAGGGATCGATCCGTTCGAACCCGCGCATTTCCTGCATCTCGCTCACTCGATTCCGCTCCCGCGCGCCTTGATCCCGCGGCACGCGCCCCGGACCATAGCCGCGCCGACGACGCCGGACAAAGTCGCGCTATCGCTCCCGGATCAAACGGGATTTCGCCACGATCAGGACGGTGGCGGTCATGCGCCCGCCAAGGCGGCATGGACCTCGATGCTGGCGGCCAGCCATGCGCGGCGGGCTTCCGCGCCGGCTTCCTCGGCCTCGACCAGCGCGCGTTCGGCTTCGATCTGGTCGATCCGGCTCGCCGTACCGCGGGCGAAGCGGTCACCGACCAGTTTCAGCCGTTCCCGTGCATGTCCGACGGCGGCGCCCGCCGGTGCCTGGCGATCCTGCGCGGACATGAACGCAGCAAGCGCTGTCGCGAGCGAACGCTGCGCCCCGATCATCGTCTTCAGATACAGAGCTTCTGCCTCGGCAGCCTCGGCGGCGGCCCTGTCCGCGCGTGCGCGGGACTTGCCGCCGTCGAAGATCGCACCTTCGAGCCGGATACCGGGCACGAGGCTGAAGCCGGGATTGCTGAGGAAGCTGGAGAGCGTCTGGTTGCCGCCCTGGCCGCCGATACTGAGCGCGATCCGCGGGCGGGCGTTGCGGATCTCCGCAAGGCGCTGCGAGTCCGCGGCGGCCAGCCGCGCCTCGGCGGCTTTGATATCGGGACGGGTATCGAGCTGCTCGAGCGTCAGCGTTGCGGGCCGGTAGAGCTGGAGCGCGTCGAGCCCTTGCGGCGCGTCGAAACGAGCGGTTGGGCCGAGCCCGGCGAGTGCGACCAGGCGCAGGCGGATCGTCTCGCGATCGCTTGCAGCGGTCAGCCTCTCGTCGGCAAGCCGCGCAAGCGCGGTCTCACGGGCCAGCAGTTCGTCGCGCGTGGCATAGCCGGCCGCGATGCGCCGGCCGGCAAGGGCATGGCCTTCGCGCTCCATCGCCTCGCGCCGGGCGATGCGGGCCAGCTTGTCGTCAGTGGCGACGAGCGCAAGCCAGCTGCGTGCCAGATCGGCGGCGAGCAGGGCGCGGGCCGCCTCCACATCGTGGCCCGCCGCTCGCGCTTCGGCACGCGCGGAATCGACCGCAGCGCGCACGCTGCCCCAGAGATCGGGCGTCCAGCTCGCGGTCACACCCAGATCGACTCCCCGCGAATGGCGCTCCGCACCG
This genomic interval carries:
- a CDS encoding Dyp-type peroxidase, with amino-acid sequence MTGQTWERVPIDAQSVEAPLSSAAVFLVVDVAEGETALASVRGQLAAIDDLIKTVGFRDLSGRLSCVVGIGHGLWVRLGAASLPAELHPFRPVQGPVHAAPATPGDILFHIRAERADLCFEFERLLLAALGDAVRVVDEVTGFRYFDARDLLGFVDGTANPAGNDIPLAALVGDEDPDFAGGSYVVVQKYLHDLAAWNAVPTGEQEAIVGRTKIDNVEIDDDDAPRKSHKSLATIEDEHGEELDILRDNMPFGSPGRGEFGTYFIGYSRRLWVIERMLERMFVGDPPGSYDRLLDFSTATTGTVFFAPSRRVLTGLCGG
- the mobA gene encoding molybdenum cofactor guanylyltransferase; the encoded protein is MILGAILAGGQSSRFGSDKAIALLEGRTLIEHVARAISGEVDGMIVCGRAYPGLQAVPDRPRSALGPLGGINAALRYAADNGFAKVLTVPCDTPYIGSDLLAALISAPAPAYLASLPVLACWPGDLAVRLDAYLDQAADRSVRGWARTVGATALDHPAPVNLNSRNDLDMLSRR
- the fdhD gene encoding formate dehydrogenase accessory sulfurtransferase FdhD, with protein sequence MQEMRGFERIDPSGKHQAVDRLLAQEVPVALEFNGIGYATLMATPADLEDLARGFALSERLIDRACDILDLEVHPVEGGFIVRTTLVAHLSDRLFERVRHRTTDSSCGLCGIENIEQAMRPLPRVAERWSGSADAVFAAAAALSVHQPLNRATGSVHAAAQCAFDGTILAVREDVGRHNAFDKLIGAMLHAGAGWDGGFALLSSRCSYELVEKAAISGCPMLATISAPTDLALRRAREAGLTLHVLVRPDALLAARV
- a CDS encoding TolC family protein; protein product: MSRAATLLLLTGAALALPACASFPDAAGAGRIVRAADLQPATPRSWHYDLGDPAFAALLDRADLGSLDVKAALARAAARDAAISVQRGGNQPGVEASAGWQTTLTGAERHSRGVDLGVTASWTPDLWGSVRAAVDSARAEARAAGHDVEAARALLAADLARSWLALVATDDKLARIARREAMEREGHALAGRRIAAGYATRDELLARETALARLADERLTAASDRETIRLRLVALAGLGPTARFDAPQGLDALQLYRPATLTLEQLDTRPDIKAAEARLAAADSQRLAEIRNARPRIALSIGGQGGNQTLSSFLSNPGFSLVPGIRLEGAIFDGGKSRARADRAAAEAAEAEALYLKTMIGAQRSLATALAAFMSAQDRQAPAGAAVGHARERLKLVGDRFARGTASRIDQIEAERALVEAEEAGAEARRAWLAASIEVHAALAGA